The following coding sequences lie in one candidate division WOR-3 bacterium genomic window:
- a CDS encoding corrinoid protein, with the protein MIIDKIKEAVVQMDENTVKEMVYLALKKNYAPNEILERGLVAGMKEVGRLFSCQKYFVPEVLLASESFYAGFNIISPLLKKQTTQSKGKIVIGVVEGDIHDIGKNIVKVMLEASGYKVIDLGHNISVEKFISAVKRERPAVLALSSLMTTTMMQMEKVIKELENENLRECVKVIVGGAPLNQNFADYIHADGYGQDAAEAVLLVEKLIRG; encoded by the coding sequence ATGATTATAGATAAAATAAAAGAAGCAGTTGTTCAGATGGATGAAAACACAGTAAAGGAAATGGTCTATTTAGCCCTCAAAAAGAATTATGCTCCCAATGAGATTCTTGAAAGAGGACTTGTTGCTGGTATGAAAGAAGTAGGAAGATTGTTTTCATGTCAAAAATATTTTGTTCCCGAAGTTCTTTTAGCCTCAGAATCTTTTTATGCTGGCTTCAATATTATCAGTCCTTTATTGAAAAAACAGACTACACAGTCTAAAGGAAAAATTGTAATTGGCGTCGTTGAAGGTGACATTCATGATATTGGTAAAAATATTGTTAAAGTTATGCTTGAAGCATCAGGATATAAAGTTATTGATTTAGGCCATAACATATCAGTTGAAAAGTTTATTAGTGCCGTTAAAAGAGAACGACCGGCGGTCTTAGCCCTGTCCAGTTTAATGACAACAACGATGATGCAAATGGAGAAAGTGATAAAAGAACTTGAGAATGAGAATCTTCGGGAATGCGTCAAAGTTATTGTTGGCGGAGCGCCACTCAATCAAAACTTTGCTGATTATATTCATGCTGATGGTTATGGTCAAGATGCGGCTGAAGCCGTTTTATTAGTAGAGAAGTTGATTCGTGGATAA